In Gopherus flavomarginatus isolate rGopFla2 chromosome 5, rGopFla2.mat.asm, whole genome shotgun sequence, one DNA window encodes the following:
- the GSC gene encoding homeobox protein goosecoid, protein MPAGMFTIDNILAARPRCKESVLLHQGAAPVVFSNLHGDSLYATDYSGFYSRAVAPASNLPAVSGSRIAYNNYYYGQLHVQASPVGPSCCGAMQPLGAQQCSCVPATGYEGTGSVLMSPVPHQMLPYMNVGTLSRTELQLLNQLHCRRKRRHRTIFTDEQLEALENLFQETKYPDVGTREQLARRVHLREEKVEVWFKNRRAKWRRQKRSSSEESENAQKWNKASKTSPEKRQEEGKSDLDSDS, encoded by the exons ATGCCTGCGGGTATGTTCACCATCGACAACATCCTGGCCGCCAGACCCCGCTGCAAGGAGTCGGTCCTGCTGCACCAGGGCGCCGCGCCTGTGGTGTTCTCCAACCTGCATGGGGACTCCCTCTACGCCACCGATTACAGCGGATTTTACTCCCGAGCAGTGGCCCCCGCTTCCAATCTGCCCGCGGTCAGTGGATCTAGGATTGCCTACAACAACTACTACTACGGGCAGCTGCATGTGCAGGCGTCCCCCGTGGGTCCTTCgtgctgtggggccatgcagcCTCTGGGCGCGCAGCAGTGTTCGTGCGTCCCTGCAACAG GCTACGAGGGTACTGGGTCAGTCCTGATGTCGCCTGTGCCCCACCAGATGTTGCCGTATATGAACGTGGGCACCTTGTCCCGGACTGAGCTGCAGTTACTGAACCAGCTGCACTGCAGGAGAAAAAGACGACACCGAACTATTTTCACTGACGAGCAGCTGGAAGCTTTGGAAAACCTCTTCCAGGAAACTAAATACCCAGATGTGGGCACCCGGGAACAGCTGGCCAGGAGGGTGCATTTAAGAGAGGAAAAAGTGGAG GTTTGGTTCAAGAACCGCCGGGCAAAATGGAGAAGGCAAAAGCGATCCTCTTCCGAGGAGTCAGAAAACGCACAGAAATGGAATAAAGCTTCCAAAACGTCCCCAGAAAAGaggcaagaagaagggaaaagtGATTTGGACTCCGATAGTTGA